One region of Parerythrobacter jejuensis genomic DNA includes:
- the metF gene encoding methylenetetrahydrofolate reductase [NAD(P)H] produces the protein MVPPLDPQHEELTAHDTPLFSGLPGDIAVSFEFFPPKSETMEAKLWDAVQELKPLDPSFVSVTYGAGGSTRERTHKTVARIISEAQIPAAAHLTCVDASKADTQAIAEQYWEAGVRHIVALRGDAGEPGAAFTPHPQGYANAAELVAGLKEVADFEISVAAYPETHPDADCPQADLDNLKRKIDAGASRAITQFFFSAETFFDFREAVAAHGIDAPVVPGILPVTNVAQARKFAGQCGALIPEWMDGLFEGLDERPASRQLVAATVAAELCRRLYAGGVRDFHFYTLNRADLAYAICHMLGRRPKGIAA, from the coding sequence ATGGTTCCCCCGCTTGATCCCCAGCATGAAGAGCTAACCGCGCATGACACGCCGCTCTTTTCCGGTCTGCCAGGCGATATCGCCGTGAGCTTCGAATTCTTCCCGCCCAAGAGCGAGACAATGGAAGCGAAATTGTGGGATGCCGTGCAGGAGCTGAAACCGCTCGATCCCAGCTTTGTGTCGGTAACCTATGGAGCAGGCGGCTCGACGCGCGAGCGGACCCATAAGACAGTGGCCCGGATCATTTCCGAGGCGCAGATCCCGGCGGCGGCGCATTTGACCTGCGTCGATGCCAGCAAGGCCGACACGCAGGCGATTGCCGAGCAGTACTGGGAAGCAGGGGTGCGTCACATTGTCGCGTTGCGCGGTGATGCAGGCGAACCAGGCGCAGCCTTCACTCCGCATCCGCAAGGCTACGCCAATGCCGCCGAACTGGTTGCGGGCCTGAAGGAGGTGGCGGATTTCGAAATCTCGGTCGCAGCCTATCCCGAGACCCATCCCGACGCTGACTGCCCGCAGGCCGATCTCGACAATCTGAAGCGCAAGATTGATGCCGGCGCGTCCCGCGCCATCACTCAGTTCTTTTTCTCGGCAGAGACTTTCTTCGATTTCCGCGAGGCGGTGGCTGCGCATGGAATCGATGCGCCGGTCGTACCCGGCATTCTGCCAGTCACCAATGTTGCTCAGGCGCGCAAATTTGCCGGACAATGCGGCGCGCTGATCCCGGAATGGATGGACGGATTGTTCGAAGGGCTCGATGAACGTCCTGCGTCGCGGCAGCTCGTTGCAGCCACCGTGGCCGCCGAATTGTGCCGCAGGCTCTATGCGGGCGGCGTGCGTGATTTTCATTTCTACACTCTCAACCGGGCCGACCTTGCCTATGCGATCTGCCACATGTTGGGTCGTCGCCCGAAAGGGATCGCAGCATGA
- a CDS encoding phytanoyl-CoA dioxygenase family protein yields the protein MAGHDAQPGRLPEIALLEEFRASLVDNGPALGEMQVRLLLDTLGLGNKQAFEFLSSQRPDRATFLDWVFSIAGTPDPVLLARYHAIARGDPLPAQAESFLHEIEAMPDVLDTSQLSHWDSEGYVVLPEAISAQEAGQASAALWEAINASPDDPASWYRAHTQGIMVPLYQHRALDAARQSRRIHKAFAQLWGDADLWVTTDQAGFNPPEDEGYAFNGSPMHWDVSLVTPIPFATQAVLYLTDTAHDQGAFQCVPGFHKRIETWLDDPANTDPRAADWSDQARTVPGQAGDMVIWRQDLPHGASPNRSAQPRLVQYLNYYSPSLHVQKDWR from the coding sequence ATGGCAGGGCACGACGCGCAGCCCGGGCGACTGCCCGAAATTGCCTTGCTGGAAGAGTTTCGCGCGTCGCTCGTTGATAACGGGCCTGCCTTGGGCGAAATGCAAGTTCGATTGCTGCTCGACACGCTGGGCCTGGGCAACAAGCAGGCGTTCGAATTCCTGAGCAGCCAACGCCCCGATAGGGCAACCTTCCTTGACTGGGTATTCTCGATAGCGGGCACACCCGACCCGGTCTTGCTGGCGCGATATCATGCCATTGCTCGTGGCGACCCTCTGCCGGCCCAAGCAGAGTCATTCTTGCATGAGATTGAAGCCATGCCGGATGTCCTCGATACCTCCCAGCTATCCCATTGGGATAGCGAGGGATATGTGGTCTTGCCGGAAGCGATTTCAGCGCAAGAAGCGGGCCAGGCGTCAGCCGCTTTGTGGGAAGCCATCAATGCGTCTCCTGATGATCCTGCGAGCTGGTATCGTGCCCACACACAGGGCATCATGGTCCCACTCTACCAGCATCGCGCACTGGATGCGGCGCGCCAGTCCAGGCGGATTCACAAGGCCTTTGCGCAATTGTGGGGAGATGCCGATCTGTGGGTCACGACTGACCAGGCCGGTTTCAATCCGCCTGAAGACGAAGGGTATGCCTTCAATGGGTCGCCAATGCACTGGGATGTCAGCCTTGTAACCCCAATCCCCTTTGCGACACAGGCGGTTCTTTATCTGACCGATACAGCGCATGATCAGGGGGCCTTCCAATGTGTGCCGGGGTTTCACAAGCGCATCGAAACATGGCTGGACGATCCAGCAAATACCGATCCGCGCGCCGCGGACTGGTCTGATCAGGCCCGCACCGTGCCGGGCCAGGCCGGGGATATGGTGATCTGGCGGCAGGATTTGCCGCACGGTGCGAGCCCCAACAGGTCCGCACAGCCGCGGTTGGTCCAATACCTCAATTACTATTCACCGAGCCTGCATGTGCAGAAAGACTGGCGGTAG
- a CDS encoding DEAD/DEAH box helicase, translating to MTFQNVPPVLGDALAERGYTELTAVQSAVTEPKAMGRDLIVSAQTGSGKTVAFGLALADLLVTDQGLARYADAPQALVIAPTRELALQVSRELRWLYAKVGISIATCVGGMDASKERRALRSAPGIVVGTPGRLCDHLSRGALDLSCLTGIVLDEADEMLDMGFREDLETLLEAAPETRRTLLFSATMPRPIEAMAKRYQNDALRLSLAGQDRGHGDIQYQAVTVQQNEIEHAVVNLLRFHEAETAILFCATRDNVRHLHATLQERGFTAVALSGEHSQTERNQALQALRDRRVRVCVATDVAARGIDLPTLTLVIHVEIPQNAEVLQHRSGRTGRAGKKGTAVIVVPHRRRKRVESMLRGAKVKADWIEAPTPEQIRKNDHARLLEALKQPVEFEDEDRALAQELMAEKSPEDIAAALVRAHRAKMPAPEEVTPDTPEARKAAQQKGHRAGFEDIVWFRMPIGRRDNADPRWILPLICRRGDITKNEIGAIRIGQGETYFQIPRGLADRFADAAERTGAQATERDAVLIEPSAEGPREAARQNRRGGKPGTAHVRPRHPGNRGAGPARGPERSWGKDRPAHKGGKRFEKREDRSDAPKSRGTGFKGKPQKFGGASDKAAPGKFGSAAGKPMGKGPSKGPGKNKGKPKRFTKARQD from the coding sequence ATGACTTTCCAGAATGTTCCGCCAGTGCTTGGCGATGCCCTTGCCGAGCGCGGCTATACCGAGTTGACCGCTGTCCAGTCCGCCGTGACAGAGCCGAAGGCGATGGGCCGTGACCTGATCGTTTCGGCCCAGACCGGGTCGGGCAAGACGGTCGCTTTCGGCCTGGCATTAGCTGACCTGTTGGTGACCGACCAGGGCCTGGCACGCTATGCCGATGCACCACAGGCGCTGGTGATTGCACCAACGCGTGAACTGGCCCTGCAGGTCAGCCGCGAATTGCGCTGGCTCTATGCCAAGGTGGGCATTTCGATTGCGACCTGTGTGGGCGGAATGGATGCTTCCAAGGAACGCCGCGCGCTGCGCTCGGCCCCGGGAATTGTTGTCGGCACTCCGGGCCGTCTGTGTGACCATTTGTCGCGCGGTGCGCTCGATCTGTCATGCCTGACCGGTATCGTCCTCGATGAAGCGGACGAAATGCTCGACATGGGCTTCCGCGAAGATCTCGAGACCCTGCTCGAAGCGGCGCCCGAAACGCGCCGTACCTTGTTGTTCTCTGCCACTATGCCACGCCCGATCGAGGCGATGGCCAAACGGTACCAGAACGATGCCCTGCGCCTGTCGTTGGCCGGGCAGGATCGTGGCCATGGTGACATCCAGTACCAGGCCGTGACTGTGCAACAGAACGAGATCGAACATGCGGTGGTCAACCTGCTGCGTTTTCATGAGGCGGAGACAGCAATCCTGTTCTGCGCGACGCGGGACAATGTCCGGCATCTACATGCCACGCTGCAGGAGCGCGGGTTTACTGCTGTCGCGCTGTCGGGTGAGCATTCGCAGACCGAGCGCAACCAGGCCCTGCAGGCCCTGCGTGACCGGCGCGTGCGCGTGTGCGTGGCGACCGACGTCGCCGCACGCGGTATCGACTTGCCGACGCTGACGCTGGTGATCCATGTCGAGATTCCGCAAAACGCCGAAGTGCTGCAGCACCGCTCTGGGCGGACTGGCCGCGCGGGCAAGAAGGGTACGGCCGTCATTGTCGTGCCGCATCGTCGCCGCAAACGGGTGGAATCGATGCTGCGCGGGGCCAAGGTCAAAGCCGACTGGATCGAAGCGCCAACGCCCGAGCAGATCCGCAAGAACGACCACGCGCGTCTGTTGGAGGCGCTGAAACAGCCGGTCGAGTTTGAAGACGAAGATCGTGCGCTGGCGCAAGAGCTGATGGCCGAGAAGTCGCCCGAGGACATTGCAGCCGCGCTGGTCCGTGCCCATCGCGCCAAGATGCCTGCCCCTGAAGAAGTCACGCCTGACACACCCGAAGCGCGCAAGGCTGCCCAGCAAAAGGGCCACCGCGCCGGGTTTGAAGACATCGTCTGGTTCCGGATGCCGATTGGTCGCCGTGACAATGCCGACCCCCGCTGGATCCTGCCGCTGATTTGCCGTCGCGGCGACATCACCAAGAACGAAATTGGTGCGATCCGGATCGGGCAGGGGGAAACCTACTTCCAGATCCCGCGTGGCTTGGCCGATCGTTTTGCCGATGCGGCTGAACGTACGGGCGCGCAGGCGACCGAGCGCGACGCCGTCCTGATCGAGCCTTCGGCTGAGGGCCCTCGTGAAGCAGCTCGTCAGAATCGCCGTGGTGGCAAACCGGGTACTGCACATGTGCGCCCACGCCATCCCGGCAATCGCGGGGCTGGCCCGGCACGCGGCCCTGAGCGGAGCTGGGGCAAGGATCGCCCTGCCCACAAGGGTGGCAAGCGGTTCGAGAAACGCGAAGACCGCAGCGACGCACCGAAAAGCAGGGGAACGGGCTTCAAGGGCAAACCGCAGAAATTCGGTGGAGCCTCAGACAAGGCTGCGCCTGGCAAGTTTGGCAGTGCGGCTGGCAAGCCAATGGGGAAGGGACCCAGCAAGGGACCGGGCAAGAACAAAGGTAAGCCCAAGCGCTTCACCAAGGCGCGGCAGGACTAG
- a CDS encoding homocysteine S-methyltransferase family protein: MSAREALQAAAAKSVLIKDGPYGTEIQRAKLSDADYAGETGLTQDQKGNNDLVNLSQPNVIRAICDSYIAAGATLLATNTFNANRISQADYGAEALVHDINASAARIIRQACDDATAKDGIPRFVCGAMGPTNKTLSLSPDVEDPGFREVTFDEVKDVYREQAAALVEGGADFILVETVFDTLNCKAAIMAVKELEAEQGRDIPLMISLTLTDLSGRNLSGHTVEAFWYAVRHAKPVTIGLNCSFGADQLRPHVQLLSGIADTLLMAYPNAGLPNDLGEYDEEPETTAALVRLWAESGRVNILGGCCGSTPDHIAAIGKAVDGLTPRIPPQQATEMRLAGLEPFTIAA, encoded by the coding sequence ATGAGCGCGCGCGAGGCATTGCAGGCTGCTGCGGCAAAGTCTGTCCTGATCAAGGATGGCCCTTATGGTACCGAAATCCAGCGCGCCAAGTTGAGTGACGCGGATTACGCGGGGGAGACTGGGCTGACGCAGGACCAGAAAGGCAATAATGATCTGGTCAATCTGAGCCAACCAAACGTTATCCGCGCCATCTGCGATAGCTATATTGCCGCAGGCGCGACGCTGCTGGCGACCAACACTTTCAATGCCAACCGGATCAGCCAGGCCGATTACGGGGCCGAGGCACTGGTACATGACATCAATGCCAGTGCAGCCCGGATCATCCGGCAAGCCTGCGATGATGCCACGGCCAAAGACGGCATCCCGCGTTTCGTTTGTGGTGCGATGGGGCCGACCAACAAGACCCTATCGCTCAGCCCTGATGTCGAAGACCCCGGCTTTCGCGAAGTGACCTTCGATGAAGTGAAAGATGTCTACCGCGAGCAGGCCGCTGCGCTGGTGGAAGGCGGCGCGGATTTCATTCTCGTCGAAACGGTGTTTGACACGCTCAATTGCAAGGCCGCGATCATGGCGGTGAAGGAATTGGAGGCGGAACAGGGCCGCGATATTCCGCTGATGATCTCGCTGACGCTCACCGATCTTTCGGGCCGCAACCTGTCTGGCCACACGGTGGAGGCATTCTGGTATGCTGTGCGCCATGCCAAACCGGTGACCATCGGCCTCAATTGCAGTTTCGGTGCCGACCAGTTGCGCCCGCATGTTCAATTGCTGTCGGGCATCGCCGATACGTTGCTGATGGCCTACCCCAATGCGGGCTTGCCCAATGATTTGGGCGAGTATGACGAAGAGCCGGAAACGACCGCAGCGTTGGTCAGATTGTGGGCCGAGAGCGGGCGGGTGAATATTCTGGGCGGCTGCTGCGGCTCTACCCCCGATCACATCGCTGCCATAGGCAAAGCGGTTGACGGACTGACCCCCCGCATTCCTCCTCAGCAAGCCACCGAAATGCGGCTGGCGGGCCTTGAACCCTTCACGATTGCGGCCTGA
- the metH gene encoding methionine synthase, with amino-acid sequence MSDTSTALFVNIGERTNVTGSARFKKLIMADDYAAAVEVARQQVENGAQLIDVNMDEGLLDAEHAMTTFLKLIAAEPDIARVPVMVDSSKWDVIEAGIKCVSGKPIVNSISMKEGEEPFLEQARKCMAYGAAVVVMAFDETGQADTRDRKVQICRRAYDLLTGIGFPPEDIIFDPNIFAVATGIEEHDRYGLDFIEAVAEIKATCPHAKTSGGLSNLSFSFRGNETVRRAMHSVFLYHAIPAGLDMAIVNAGQLDVYDTIDPKLRDACEDVVLMRRADATERLIALAESFKGKTKEAEKQAAEWRGWAVEKRLEHALVKGIDAHVVDDTEEMRAATAKAGGRPIEVIEGPLMDGMNVVGDLFGSGKMFLPQVVKSARVMKKAVAHLIPFIEDEKEEGAKAKGKIVMATVKGDVHDIGKNIVGVVLQCNGYEVIDLGVMVPWSEILKTANDNDADIIGLSGLITPSLDEMVTVAEEMQGAEMTLPLLIGGATTSKVHTALRIDPAYDGPVIHVLDASRAVGVASKLLSDTQKDEFVDTTAGEYKKVRDVRAGKGQSALLSLEEARANYYDAYLSDKPAPPLQPGVHTFDDWSLADLRETIDWTPFFRAWELHGTYPAILQDDVVGESARSLWDDAQAMLDRIVDEKWLTARGVCGFWPCARDGDDVTIHRVNREEHVTLPFLRQQVKKSRDRANMCLADFIDPAGDWIGGFAVGIHGIEPHLARFQDDKDDYSDILLKALADRFAEAFAERLHQHVRTDLWGYAPGEQLTNEALIKEQYRGIRPAPGYPACPDHSLKPILFDLLDAEQNTGLSLTENFAMWPTAAVSGFYFGHPEAAYFGVARIGRDQLEDYAKRRGVDLATAERWLRPNLD; translated from the coding sequence ATGTCTGACACCTCTACTGCCCTTTTCGTCAATATCGGCGAACGCACTAATGTGACCGGCTCGGCCCGGTTCAAGAAGCTGATCATGGCGGATGATTATGCCGCTGCAGTCGAGGTCGCGCGTCAGCAAGTCGAAAACGGCGCGCAGTTGATCGACGTCAACATGGACGAGGGGCTGCTCGATGCCGAGCATGCCATGACAACCTTCCTCAAGCTGATTGCTGCCGAGCCCGATATCGCGCGCGTGCCGGTGATGGTCGACAGTTCGAAGTGGGATGTGATCGAGGCCGGGATCAAATGTGTCTCGGGCAAACCGATCGTCAATTCGATCAGCATGAAGGAAGGTGAAGAGCCGTTCCTGGAGCAGGCGCGCAAATGCATGGCCTATGGCGCTGCAGTGGTGGTGATGGCGTTCGACGAAACCGGCCAGGCGGACACCAGGGATCGCAAGGTCCAGATTTGTCGCCGCGCTTACGATCTGCTGACCGGGATCGGCTTCCCGCCCGAAGACATTATTTTCGATCCCAACATCTTCGCCGTCGCGACAGGGATCGAGGAACATGACCGCTATGGCCTCGATTTCATTGAGGCGGTAGCCGAGATCAAGGCGACATGCCCGCACGCCAAGACCAGCGGCGGATTGTCCAACCTCTCTTTCAGTTTTCGCGGCAACGAGACCGTGCGCCGCGCGATGCATTCGGTTTTCCTCTATCACGCGATTCCGGCCGGGCTCGATATGGCGATCGTCAATGCGGGGCAGCTGGATGTCTATGACACGATTGACCCCAAGTTGCGCGATGCGTGCGAGGATGTCGTGCTTATGCGCCGCGCCGATGCGACCGAGCGGCTGATCGCGCTGGCAGAGAGCTTCAAGGGCAAGACCAAGGAAGCCGAGAAGCAGGCCGCCGAATGGCGCGGCTGGGCGGTCGAAAAACGGCTCGAACACGCCTTGGTCAAAGGTATCGACGCGCATGTCGTCGACGACACCGAAGAAATGCGCGCCGCCACGGCCAAAGCTGGCGGTCGCCCGATCGAAGTGATCGAAGGCCCGCTGATGGATGGCATGAACGTGGTCGGCGACTTGTTCGGCAGCGGCAAGATGTTCCTGCCCCAGGTGGTGAAATCGGCTCGCGTGATGAAGAAGGCTGTCGCCCATTTGATCCCCTTCATCGAGGACGAGAAGGAGGAAGGTGCCAAGGCCAAGGGCAAGATCGTGATGGCGACCGTGAAGGGCGATGTGCACGATATCGGCAAGAACATTGTCGGCGTGGTGTTGCAGTGCAATGGCTACGAAGTGATCGATCTGGGCGTGATGGTGCCGTGGTCCGAAATCCTGAAGACCGCGAATGACAACGATGCCGACATTATTGGCTTGTCCGGCCTGATCACGCCTTCACTCGACGAGATGGTGACCGTGGCCGAAGAAATGCAGGGTGCAGAGATGACCTTGCCGCTGCTGATCGGCGGAGCGACGACCAGCAAGGTGCATACGGCCTTACGGATCGATCCCGCCTATGACGGGCCCGTGATCCATGTGCTCGATGCCAGCCGGGCCGTGGGTGTGGCTAGCAAGCTGTTATCAGACACCCAAAAGGATGAATTCGTCGACACCACTGCGGGCGAATACAAGAAGGTGCGCGATGTCCGCGCGGGCAAAGGGCAGAGCGCGCTGCTGAGCCTCGAAGAAGCCCGCGCGAACTATTACGACGCCTATCTCAGCGACAAGCCCGCGCCGCCTTTGCAGCCCGGTGTCCATACATTCGATGACTGGTCGCTGGCCGATTTGCGCGAGACGATCGACTGGACGCCGTTCTTCCGTGCCTGGGAATTGCACGGCACTTATCCGGCCATCCTGCAAGATGATGTGGTCGGTGAAAGCGCCCGCAGCCTGTGGGATGATGCGCAAGCGATGCTGGACCGGATCGTCGACGAGAAATGGCTGACGGCGCGCGGTGTGTGCGGGTTCTGGCCGTGCGCACGCGACGGCGATGATGTGACCATCCACCGCGTCAATCGGGAAGAGCATGTTACGCTGCCTTTTCTGCGCCAGCAGGTGAAAAAGAGCCGTGACCGGGCCAATATGTGCCTGGCCGATTTCATCGATCCCGCAGGCGACTGGATTGGCGGTTTTGCCGTGGGCATTCACGGAATCGAGCCGCATCTTGCGCGCTTCCAGGACGACAAGGATGACTATTCCGACATCCTGCTCAAAGCGCTTGCCGATCGCTTTGCCGAAGCCTTTGCCGAACGTCTGCACCAACATGTCCGGACCGATCTCTGGGGTTATGCTCCTGGTGAGCAACTGACCAATGAAGCGCTGATCAAGGAGCAGTATCGCGGGATCCGTCCTGCGCCCGGCTATCCGGCTTGCCCCGATCATTCCCTCAAGCCGATCCTGTTCGACCTGCTGGATGCCGAACAGAATACGGGGCTGAGCCTGACGGAAAACTTCGCCATGTGGCCGACTGCGGCTGTCAGCGGGTTCTATTTCGGCCACCCGGAGGCCGCCTATTTCGGTGTGGCGCGGATCGGGCGTGACCAGCTCGAGGATTATGCCAAGCGGCGCGGGGTCGATCTGGCAACAGCAGAACGCTGGCTGCGGCCCAATCTCGATTGA
- a CDS encoding acyl-CoA thioesterase — MSVADLLAPITARSGAVTLPADDWLQGRTLYGGASALVAYTAAIRAFPELPPLRSAQVGFVAPVGAQVETRVEMVRQGRNVAQVRSELLVDGGVALTAFFLFGTEREPNALHPAPKVEPWPGAPEENDLAMSDKGPNFIRSNFEIRRAQDMQGAGDPVVRRWIRLKDEAGLDPTSRLVLLGDTLPPGAMRAMQRQGPISSINWSFNVLTPRAETDDGWWLAETASDHADHGYSSERLRLWNSQGELVMVGQQAVAVFG; from the coding sequence ATGTCTGTTGCTGATTTGCTCGCTCCGATCACGGCCCGGTCCGGTGCCGTCACCCTCCCCGCAGATGACTGGCTCCAGGGCCGTACCCTTTATGGCGGGGCCAGCGCGCTGGTCGCCTATACCGCCGCCATCCGGGCCTTCCCCGAGCTGCCTCCGCTTCGCAGCGCCCAGGTCGGCTTTGTCGCGCCGGTCGGAGCGCAGGTCGAGACCCGGGTCGAAATGGTGCGCCAGGGGCGCAATGTGGCGCAGGTCCGCAGTGAGTTGCTGGTCGATGGCGGCGTTGCCCTGACAGCCTTCTTCCTGTTCGGGACCGAGCGTGAGCCCAATGCCCTGCACCCGGCCCCGAAAGTCGAGCCGTGGCCTGGCGCGCCCGAGGAGAACGATCTGGCGATGTCGGACAAAGGCCCGAACTTCATCCGCAGCAATTTCGAAATCCGCCGTGCACAAGACATGCAAGGGGCCGGAGACCCGGTGGTCCGGCGCTGGATCCGGCTGAAGGATGAAGCCGGGCTCGATCCCACATCCCGGCTCGTCTTGCTCGGAGACACGCTGCCGCCCGGCGCCATGCGCGCCATGCAACGCCAAGGGCCGATCAGTTCGATCAACTGGTCTTTCAATGTGCTGACGCCGCGCGCGGAAACCGACGATGGCTGGTGGCTGGCCGAGACCGCTAGTGACCATGCCGATCATGGCTATTCCAGCGAGCGATTGCGTCTGTGGAACTCGCAGGGCGAATTGGTGATGGTGGGGCAGCAAGCGGTCGCCGTGTTTGGCTGA
- a CDS encoding ArsR/SmtB family transcription factor: MRIEGIIRALADPTRLRVMRLLASMELAVGELAQVLGQSQPRVSRHLAILCDAGLAERRREGSWVFLRSTAGNSGASPIGEAAAHLLAIAESEDPEFAQLCADDRRQLNAIRTARENGAAEWFARHAEEWDELRKLHSPDDAVEAALSRAFGTEPLGHLLDIGTGTGRMAELFAEGADHIVALDKNLEMLRVARAKLQHLPAERIELVQGDFAALPFGDGRFDTVLLHQVLHFALDPARAVAEAARVLKPGGRIAIVDFAAHTHEELRDRFQHTRLGYSDTQMQGLLEEAGFTPAKPIALEGGELVVKVWLGHRSPAIESTSPARETA, encoded by the coding sequence ATGCGCATCGAGGGCATCATCCGGGCTTTGGCAGACCCGACCCGTTTGCGGGTCATGCGGTTACTCGCCAGCATGGAACTGGCAGTGGGTGAGCTCGCGCAGGTGCTGGGGCAAAGCCAGCCACGCGTATCGCGGCATCTGGCCATTTTGTGCGATGCCGGCCTGGCCGAACGGCGGCGCGAAGGCAGTTGGGTCTTCTTGCGCTCGACTGCCGGCAATAGCGGGGCCAGCCCGATTGGTGAGGCCGCAGCACATTTGCTGGCCATTGCAGAGAGCGAGGATCCGGAATTTGCGCAGCTTTGTGCGGATGACCGGCGCCAATTGAATGCGATCCGCACCGCGCGCGAAAACGGGGCGGCTGAGTGGTTTGCCCGTCATGCCGAAGAATGGGACGAGCTGCGCAAGCTGCACAGCCCCGATGACGCCGTTGAAGCCGCCTTGAGCCGGGCGTTCGGCACAGAGCCATTGGGGCATCTGCTCGATATCGGAACGGGCACTGGCCGGATGGCGGAATTGTTCGCCGAGGGTGCCGACCATATCGTTGCGCTCGACAAGAATCTGGAGATGCTGCGTGTCGCGCGGGCCAAACTCCAGCATCTGCCGGCTGAACGGATCGAGCTGGTCCAGGGCGATTTTGCCGCTTTGCCATTTGGCGATGGCCGCTTCGATACCGTGCTCCTTCACCAGGTGCTGCACTTCGCGCTCGATCCGGCACGGGCCGTCGCCGAAGCGGCACGGGTGCTGAAACCGGGGGGCCGTATCGCAATCGTCGATTTTGCCGCGCATACGCATGAGGAACTGCGTGACCGGTTCCAGCACACCAGGCTGGGCTATTCCGACACCCAGATGCAGGGTTTGCTGGAAGAGGCTGGCTTTACCCCGGCCAAGCCAATCGCGCTTGAAGGTGGCGAGCTGGTCGTGAAGGTCTGGCTGGGCCACCGCAGCCCCGCAATCGAATCCACATCCCCTGCACGAGAGACCGCCTGA
- a CDS encoding aldo/keto reductase produces MQYTQFGRTGLTVSRLCLGCMSFGDAAAEGHDWTMGEEASRPFFRQALEAGINFFDTANAYSGGTSEEITGKLLNEMARRDEIVIATKGFFRWRQAPNTGGLSAKALMHAVDDSLRRLGTDYIDLYQIHRLDPRTPMEEIVETLDAIVRSGKVRYLGASSMYAWQFQKLLHLADQAGLKKFISMQNYVNLLYREEEREMLPLCADAGVAVMPWSPLARGKLARPADAESTTRSETDRLQSVLYDRTAEADRKVIDAVEQIAAARGVPMAQIALAWVLHKPEVTSPIIGATKQKHIEDAVAALEVELTAEEISALEAPYIPHQVTGMFDMPVPDLKVSLKS; encoded by the coding sequence ATGCAATACACCCAGTTCGGCCGCACCGGCCTCACCGTTTCACGCTTATGCCTCGGCTGTATGAGCTTCGGCGATGCTGCTGCGGAAGGGCACGACTGGACGATGGGGGAGGAAGCCTCGCGACCGTTTTTCCGGCAGGCGCTGGAAGCCGGGATCAATTTCTTTGATACCGCAAATGCCTATTCAGGCGGTACCAGCGAAGAGATTACCGGCAAGCTGCTGAACGAAATGGCCCGGCGCGACGAAATCGTCATCGCGACCAAAGGGTTCTTCCGCTGGCGACAGGCCCCCAATACTGGCGGCCTATCCGCCAAAGCGCTGATGCATGCTGTCGATGATAGCCTGCGTCGCCTCGGCACTGACTATATCGACCTGTACCAAATCCACCGGCTCGACCCGCGCACGCCGATGGAGGAAATCGTCGAGACGCTCGATGCCATCGTGCGCAGCGGCAAGGTGCGATATCTCGGGGCCTCCAGCATGTATGCGTGGCAGTTCCAGAAGCTGCTGCATTTGGCCGATCAGGCGGGGCTCAAGAAGTTCATCTCGATGCAGAATTACGTCAATCTGCTCTACCGCGAGGAAGAGCGCGAGATGCTGCCCCTGTGCGCCGATGCTGGGGTCGCCGTGATGCCGTGGAGCCCGCTGGCGCGCGGCAAATTGGCGCGCCCTGCTGACGCCGAAAGCACAACCCGGTCCGAAACCGACCGCCTTCAAAGCGTGCTCTATGATCGCACAGCTGAGGCAGACCGGAAAGTGATCGATGCCGTGGAACAAATCGCCGCTGCACGCGGTGTGCCGATGGCCCAGATTGCGCTGGCCTGGGTCCTGCACAAGCCGGAAGTCACAAGCCCGATCATCGGGGCAACCAAGCAGAAGCATATCGAGGATGCGGTGGCAGCTCTCGAAGTGGAACTGACCGCGGAGGAAATCAGCGCGCTCGAAGCGCCCTATATCCCGCACCAAGTCACCGGCATGTTCGATATGCCGGTGCCGGACCTGAAGGTCAGCCTCAAAAGCTAG